Proteins encoded by one window of Candidatus Paceibacterota bacterium:
- a CDS encoding permease-like cell division protein FtsX, with product MEAKTEFKTKLRRVMKAGFVNFFRSGYVSLASVLVMIITLSTIASVIFMGAIFNTTLEELRNKVDVNVYFLTSSSEQDILDLQKRLESLPEVANIEYISREQALANFKLRHENDQITLQALEELGDNPLGAALNIKAKEPSQYQGIADFLGQDNILSRDGESIIDKVNYLQNKTAIDRLTKIIDSSKTLSSVVMLLLVVISIVITLNTIRLAIYVSREEIGVMQLVGASKNYIRGPFVITGIMYGLVASILTLIMFLPITYWLGGVTENFFIGLNIFSYYLSNIFQITFIILLSGIAIGAASSLLAVRRYLKL from the coding sequence ATGGAAGCAAAAACAGAATTTAAAACAAAATTAAGGCGAGTGATGAAGGCGGGGTTTGTAAACTTTTTCCGAAGCGGCTATGTTTCCTTGGCTTCAGTTTTGGTCATGATAATTACTTTGTCGACCATCGCTTCAGTTATCTTTATGGGTGCTATATTCAACACCACTCTAGAAGAGCTTCGCAATAAGGTAGATGTCAATGTGTATTTTCTGACGAGTAGCAGTGAGCAGGACATTCTTGATTTACAAAAAAGGCTCGAATCTTTGCCTGAAGTGGCGAATATTGAGTACATTTCTCGTGAACAAGCCTTGGCTAATTTCAAACTTCGACACGAGAACGACCAGATTACTCTGCAGGCTCTCGAGGAGCTAGGCGACAACCCCCTTGGGGCCGCTCTCAATATAAAGGCTAAAGAGCCTTCCCAGTATCAAGGTATCGCCGACTTTTTAGGTCAGGACAATATCCTTTCTCGCGATGGCGAATCTATTATTGATAAAGTAAATTATCTTCAAAACAAAACAGCTATTGATCGCTTGACCAAAATCATCGATTCATCGAAAACTTTGAGCTCAGTCGTGATGCTCCTTCTAGTGGTCATATCAATAGTTATCACTTTGAATACCATTCGCCTCGCTATTTATGTATCGCGTGAAGAAATAGGGGTGATGCAGCTTGTCGGCGCTTCCAAAAATTATATCCGCGGCCCATTCGTCATCACTGGTATCATGTATGGACTAGTCGCTTCTATTCTTACCCTTATTATGTTCCTGCCGATTACTTATTGGCTTGGTGGAGTTACTGAAAATTTTTTCATCGGCCTCAATATTTTTAGCTACTATTTAAGTAATATTTTCCAAATTACTTTCATCATTCTCCTCTCTGGCATTGCGATTGGCGCGGCATCGAGCCTCCTTGCAGTCCGCAGGTATTTGAAATTGTGA